From Kogia breviceps isolate mKogBre1 chromosome 2, mKogBre1 haplotype 1, whole genome shotgun sequence, one genomic window encodes:
- the SFRP5 gene encoding secreted frizzled-related protein 5, giving the protein MRAAAGGARAAALALLLGALHGAPGRGEEYDYYGWQTEPLHGRSYSKPPQCLDIPADLPLCHTVGYKRMRLPNLLEHESLAEVKQQASSWLPLLAKRCHSDTQVFLCSLFAPVCLDRPIYPCRSLCEAVRAGCAPLMEAYGFPWPEMLHCHKFPLDNDLCIAVQFGHLPATAPPVTKICAQCEMEHSADGLMEQMCSSDFVVKMRIREIKVENADRKLIGAQKKKKLLKPGPLKRKDTKRLVLHMKNGAGCPCPQLESLAGSFLIMGRKVDGQLLLMAVYRWDKKNKEMKFAVKFMFSYPCSLYYPFFYGAAEPH; this is encoded by the exons AtgcgggcggcggcggggggcgcGCGGGCGGCCGCGCTGGCGCTGCTGCTGGGGGCGCTGCACGGGGCGCCGGGGCGCGGCGAAGAGTACGACTACTACGGCTGGCAGACCGAGCCGCTGCACGGGCGCTCGTACTCCAAGCCGCCCCAGTGCCTCGACATCCCCGCCGACCTGCCGCTCTGCCACACCGTGGGCTACAAGCGCATGCGGCTGCCCAACCTGCTGGAGCACGAGAGCCTGGCCGAGGTGAAGCAGCAGGCGAGCAGCTGGCTGCCGCTGCTGGCCAAGCGCTGCCACTCGGACACGCAGGTCTTCCTCTGCTCGCTCTTCGCGCCCGTCTGCCTCGACCGGCCCATCTACCCTTGCCGCTCGCTGTGCGAGGCCGTGCGCGCCGGCTGCGCGCCGCTCATGGAGGCCTATGGCTTTCCCTGGCCCGAGATGCTGCACTGCCACAAGTTCCCCCTGGACAACGACCTCTGCATCGCTGTGCAGTTCGGGCACTTGCCCGCCACCGCGCCTCCAG TGACCAAGATCTGCGCCCAGTGTGAGATGGAGCACAGCGCTGATGGCCTCATGGAGCAGATGTGTTCCAGCGACTTCG TGGTCAAAATGCGCATCAGAGAGATCAAGGTAGAGAACGCGGACCGGAAGCTGATTGgagcccagaaaaagaagaagctGCTCAAGCCGGGCCCCCTGAAGCGCAAGGACACCAAGAGGCTGGTGCTGCACATGAAGAACGGCGCTGGCTGCCCCTGCCCGCAGCTGGAGAGCCTGGCCGGCAGCTTCCTGATCATGGGCCGCAAAGTGGACGGACAGCTGCTGCTCATGGCCGTCTACCGCTGGGACAAGAAGAACAAGGAGATGAAGTTCGCAGTCAAGTTCATGTTCTCCTACCCCTGCTCCCTCTACTACCCCTTCTTCTATGGGGCCGCGGAGCCCCACTGA